From the Priestia koreensis genome, one window contains:
- a CDS encoding TetR/AcrR family transcriptional regulator: MNTRDKIIQTASSLFQLQGYHATGLTQILEQSATPKGSMYYHFPQGKEQLAVEAIKYMKEFVQEKNEEILENYEDAVEAIQRIILDVADHFEKDDHAPGFPVGLLAAETASTSELLQQACQQAFEAWEGGYYKKLTANGWDEARAQDMAIVINSLIEGSILRALANKCSKPLRIAAAQIPQLLKQT; the protein is encoded by the coding sequence ATGAATACGCGCGATAAAATTATTCAAACGGCTTCTAGCTTGTTTCAGCTACAGGGTTACCATGCAACAGGTCTTACTCAAATTCTTGAGCAAAGCGCTACGCCAAAGGGTTCGATGTATTATCACTTTCCACAAGGAAAAGAGCAGCTTGCTGTTGAAGCAATTAAGTATATGAAAGAGTTTGTTCAAGAAAAAAATGAAGAAATTCTTGAGAACTATGAAGATGCCGTTGAGGCTATTCAGCGCATCATTCTTGACGTAGCAGATCATTTTGAGAAAGATGATCACGCCCCTGGTTTTCCAGTAGGATTACTTGCAGCAGAAACGGCTTCCACAAGTGAGTTGCTACAACAAGCATGTCAGCAGGCATTTGAGGCTTGGGAAGGCGGATACTACAAGAAGCTTACTGCAAACGGTTGGGACGAAGCGAGGGCACAGGATATGGCAATTGTCATTAATTCCTTAATCGAAGGCAGCATTTTGCGCGCTCTTGCCAATAAATGCAGTAAACCGCTTCGCATTGCAGCGGCACAAATTCCACAGCTGTTAAAACAAACATAG
- the lmr(B) gene encoding lincomycin efflux MFS transporter Lmr(B), producing MDASATQHSQTQIKVLPIMIAFLMSGFIGLFSETALNMALADLMREFEIRETTVQWLTTGYLLVLGILVPVSGLLLQRFTTRQLFIAALSFSVVGTLVAALSPTFTFLMGARVIQAIGTGLLLPLMFNTILLIFPPEKRGAAMGMIGLVIMFAPAVGPTISGLIIEHLTWHWIFWISLPVLVFSLIFGIIYMQNVSETKTIKLDALSIVLSTIGFGGIVFGFSSAGEGDAGWLEPKVLISIGIGVLFLILFSLRQVSMDQPMINLKVFKYPMFTIGLVMIFICMMVILSSMLLLPIYLQGGLVLTGFVAGLLLLPGGVVNGLISPVMGRLFDKYGPKWLVIPGFIIISVVLWFFTTINTASTTAFIIVLHTCLMIGVAMVMMPAQTNGLNQLPKQFYPDGTAVMNTLQQIAGAIGTAVAASIMASGQKDYMATVKNPADPSVISASITAGTQHAFVFILTIAIIGFLGSLFIKRVNVKEVS from the coding sequence ATGGATGCGAGTGCTACTCAGCACAGCCAAACACAGATAAAAGTTTTGCCGATTATGATTGCCTTTTTAATGAGCGGATTTATCGGGCTTTTTAGTGAAACAGCGCTTAATATGGCGCTAGCTGATTTAATGAGAGAATTTGAAATTAGAGAAACGACCGTTCAGTGGTTAACGACAGGATACCTGCTCGTGCTTGGCATTTTAGTTCCGGTATCAGGTCTTTTATTACAACGTTTTACGACGAGACAGCTCTTTATCGCTGCTCTCTCCTTCTCGGTTGTCGGAACGCTTGTAGCGGCTCTTTCACCGACGTTTACCTTCTTAATGGGGGCTCGCGTCATTCAAGCAATTGGTACAGGTCTTCTATTACCGTTAATGTTCAATACGATTCTCTTGATCTTCCCTCCTGAAAAGCGCGGAGCTGCGATGGGGATGATTGGTCTTGTTATTATGTTTGCTCCAGCCGTTGGCCCAACGATTTCAGGGTTAATCATTGAGCATTTAACATGGCACTGGATTTTCTGGATTTCACTTCCTGTTCTAGTGTTCTCACTGATTTTCGGGATTATTTATATGCAAAATGTGTCTGAAACGAAAACGATTAAGCTGGACGCCCTCTCCATTGTGTTATCAACCATTGGTTTTGGGGGAATCGTCTTTGGCTTCAGTAGCGCTGGTGAAGGAGATGCTGGGTGGCTAGAGCCAAAGGTTCTTATTTCAATCGGAATTGGTGTATTGTTTTTAATTCTATTTAGCCTCCGTCAAGTGTCGATGGATCAGCCAATGATTAACTTAAAAGTGTTTAAATATCCAATGTTCACGATTGGTCTTGTGATGATCTTCATTTGTATGATGGTGATCTTGTCATCAATGCTATTATTACCGATTTATTTGCAAGGTGGTCTTGTTTTAACCGGATTTGTAGCAGGACTGTTGCTTCTTCCTGGTGGGGTCGTAAATGGACTTATCTCGCCTGTGATGGGTCGATTATTTGATAAGTATGGTCCCAAATGGCTCGTGATTCCAGGCTTTATTATCATATCTGTTGTCCTTTGGTTCTTCACGACCATTAATACCGCTTCAACGACAGCCTTTATTATTGTCCTTCATACGTGTCTAATGATTGGAGTTGCAATGGTCATGATGCCAGCTCAAACAAACGGCTTGAATCAGCTACCGAAGCAGTTCTACCCTGATGGAACGGCCGTTATGAACACGCTACAGCAAATTGCCGGTGCAATCGGAACAGCCGTAGCCGCAAGTATTATGGCATCTGGTCAAAAGGATTACATGGCAACCGTAAAAAATCCTGCGGACCCGTCTGTTATTTCTGCTTCGATCACGGCTGGAACACAGCACGCCTTCGTGTTTATCTTAACGATCGCAATCATTGGATTTTTAGGATCTCTATTCATTAAGCGTGTGAATGTGAAGGAAGTATCATAA
- a CDS encoding HEAT repeat domain-containing protein, whose product MNLEKLKKALEEEKIDEAEGILEEVGTNKYEPAIPLLIEFLKSTDNHRLRNSIALTLSDIGNEIAVEPLIEMINDPKTLGFRGSLLFALKPFDCSSHLETLIYHLLSGNFEVQMESYQLIEENIHSDLSDDLILKCIIKVKKELDEIERQKEILSDALDLLFSLKEV is encoded by the coding sequence ATGAACTTAGAAAAGCTAAAAAAAGCATTAGAAGAGGAAAAAATTGATGAAGCAGAAGGTATTTTAGAGGAAGTAGGGACAAATAAGTACGAACCCGCCATCCCGCTTCTCATTGAGTTCTTAAAAAGCACAGATAATCATCGACTAAGAAATTCTATTGCACTTACTCTTAGTGATATTGGAAATGAAATAGCAGTAGAACCATTAATTGAAATGATAAATGACCCAAAGACTTTAGGGTTTAGAGGTTCATTGCTTTTTGCCTTGAAACCTTTTGATTGTTCTTCACACTTAGAGACGCTAATCTATCATCTTTTATCTGGAAACTTTGAGGTACAAATGGAATCGTATCAACTAATTGAGGAAAACATTCATTCTGATCTATCTGATGATTTAATACTAAAATGTATCATTAAGGTAAAGAAAGAATTAGATGAAATAGAACGACAAAAGGAAATACTCTCAGATGCTTTAGACCTGTTATTTTCATTAAAAGAAGTATAA
- a CDS encoding GNAT family N-acetyltransferase yields the protein MTWYIKRFEEMSTNELYSVLKERVDVFVVEQNCPYPELDGKDLLSYHLFKEVEGEIAAYSRLLPPGVSYEEASIGRVLVKKDYRKQKLGEELLKRALDFLTNELNESRIKIQAQDYLRKFYGSFGFEVISDVYLEDGIPHVDMILSKKR from the coding sequence ATGACATGGTATATTAAGAGATTTGAAGAAATGTCGACAAATGAGCTGTACAGCGTGCTGAAAGAACGGGTAGACGTGTTTGTCGTCGAACAAAACTGTCCGTATCCTGAACTAGATGGAAAGGATCTTCTTAGCTATCACTTGTTTAAAGAAGTAGAGGGGGAAATTGCCGCATACTCTCGCCTTCTTCCACCAGGAGTGTCTTATGAGGAGGCTTCCATCGGACGCGTTCTTGTCAAAAAAGACTATCGCAAGCAAAAGCTAGGGGAAGAGCTGCTGAAGCGAGCGCTCGATTTTTTAACAAACGAGCTCAACGAATCACGTATTAAAATTCAAGCCCAGGATTACCTGCGAAAGTTCTACGGATCGTTCGGATTTGAAGTGATATCAGATGTTTACTTGGAGGACGGGATTCCTCATGTGGATATGATTCTGTCTAAAAAGAGGTAA
- the alsS gene encoding acetolactate synthase AlsS: MSKPDKNNAKTGAELLVESLEKHDVPYVFGIPGAKIDGVFDVLKDRGPEVIVCRHEQNAAFMAAAVGRLTGKPGVCLVTSGPGAANLATGLVTATAEGDPVVALAGAVPRGDRAKNRHQSMDNEGLFKSITKFSVEVEDAANVSEVIADAFRKATSSPSGAAFVSLPQDVMASETSLPVLSPLKASKLGAANKDALTDAVQTIRTAKLPVLLLGMRASQPQAVRAIRTLLSKHGIPVVETFQGAGALSRDLESNFFGRVGLFRNQPGDVLLKHADVVVTIGYDPIEYPPSLWNKEGERQIVHVDDVPSQADYDYQPTVELWGDISSTVDALVSEWPSITYSDEITAHLTTIKSTLQQSEEDYEFKEDTKQLHPLQIIDVLQQTIDDNTTVACDIGSLYIWMARYFRSYKPQHLLFTNGMQTLGVALPWGIAASLVRPHEKVLSMSGDGGFLFSAMELETAVRLNLPIVHIIWNDQTYDMVGFQQQVKYNRKSAVEFGNVDFVKFAESFGAKGFRVHTKEELASVLKEAFQTDGPVVIDVPVDYKDNEKLNTQLLPDQLN, encoded by the coding sequence ATGAGTAAACCAGATAAAAACAATGCTAAAACAGGTGCTGAGTTATTAGTTGAAAGTTTAGAGAAGCATGATGTTCCTTACGTATTCGGCATTCCTGGAGCAAAAATTGATGGCGTATTCGATGTATTAAAAGACCGTGGTCCAGAGGTCATCGTATGCCGTCATGAGCAAAACGCAGCCTTTATGGCCGCAGCGGTCGGAAGACTCACTGGTAAGCCGGGTGTGTGCCTCGTAACATCAGGACCAGGCGCAGCCAATTTAGCGACCGGGCTTGTGACAGCGACAGCAGAAGGTGATCCCGTCGTTGCACTGGCTGGAGCTGTTCCTAGAGGAGATCGAGCAAAAAATCGTCACCAATCAATGGATAATGAAGGCCTCTTTAAATCCATTACAAAGTTCAGCGTTGAAGTAGAAGATGCAGCGAACGTTTCAGAAGTCATCGCAGATGCTTTTCGTAAAGCGACCTCTTCTCCTTCTGGCGCAGCGTTTGTCAGCTTGCCGCAAGACGTAATGGCGAGTGAAACGTCACTTCCCGTTCTTTCACCCTTAAAAGCCTCAAAGCTTGGAGCTGCAAATAAAGATGCATTAACAGACGCCGTTCAAACGATTCGCACAGCTAAATTGCCCGTGCTTCTACTAGGAATGCGTGCTAGCCAGCCACAGGCAGTAAGGGCCATACGCACGCTGCTTTCGAAGCATGGGATTCCTGTCGTAGAGACGTTTCAAGGTGCAGGAGCTCTTTCACGTGACCTTGAATCCAACTTTTTTGGACGAGTAGGGCTATTTCGTAATCAACCCGGAGATGTGTTGCTGAAGCATGCTGATGTGGTCGTGACGATTGGGTATGATCCAATCGAATACCCTCCTTCTCTTTGGAACAAAGAAGGTGAGCGACAGATTGTTCATGTAGACGATGTGCCGTCACAAGCAGACTATGACTATCAGCCAACAGTTGAATTATGGGGAGATATTTCGAGTACGGTTGACGCTCTTGTAAGCGAGTGGCCTTCTATCACGTATTCAGATGAGATTACTGCTCACCTAACAACCATTAAGAGTACACTTCAACAGTCAGAGGAAGACTACGAATTCAAAGAAGACACTAAACAGCTCCATCCCCTTCAAATTATTGACGTTCTTCAGCAGACGATTGATGATAATACAACGGTCGCATGTGATATTGGCTCGTTGTACATCTGGATGGCTCGCTATTTCCGTTCCTACAAACCACAGCATTTGTTATTTACAAACGGAATGCAAACGCTTGGTGTGGCGCTTCCGTGGGGGATTGCGGCATCGCTCGTTCGACCTCATGAAAAAGTCTTGTCTATGTCTGGAGACGGTGGCTTTCTGTTCTCAGCGATGGAGCTTGAAACAGCCGTTCGCCTGAACCTCCCCATCGTCCATATTATTTGGAATGATCAAACCTATGACATGGTTGGCTTTCAGCAGCAAGTAAAGTACAACCGAAAATCAGCGGTAGAATTCGGAAACGTTGACTTTGTGAAATTTGCGGAAAGCTTCGGTGCAAAAGGATTTAGAGTACACACAAAAGAGGAACTTGCATCGGTATTGAAAGAAGCGTTTCAGACCGACGGACCTGTCGTCATTGATGTTCCCGTTGATTATAAAGATAACGAGAAGCTAAATACACAGCTATTACCAGATCAATTAAACTAA
- the budA gene encoding acetolactate decarboxylase: MTKENQKTIYQTSTMIALLDGVFDGVVTYKDLAKQGDFGLGTFNKLDGEMIAIDGDFYQITHGKAIPVEESAKTPFAIMTTFQEEVSYKIEEEMSLEQLEEWLNKRLQSKNIFYAIRIDGTFREVKTRTVAKQEKPYPSMVEAAENQPTFTSTNVTGTIAGFFTPDYATGIGVPGYHLHFIDEARKEGGHVQDLTIENITIKICQKTKLDLTLLETNEFLEADLESHSVEEEIATAE, from the coding sequence ATGACAAAAGAGAACCAGAAAACCATTTATCAAACCTCCACGATGATTGCCCTTTTAGATGGTGTGTTTGACGGAGTCGTTACGTATAAAGATCTAGCAAAGCAAGGTGACTTTGGCCTTGGAACGTTTAATAAGCTAGACGGTGAAATGATCGCGATTGACGGAGACTTTTATCAAATTACGCATGGAAAAGCGATTCCGGTTGAGGAAAGTGCAAAAACGCCTTTTGCTATTATGACGACGTTTCAAGAGGAGGTTTCCTATAAAATCGAAGAGGAAATGAGCCTAGAGCAGCTAGAAGAATGGCTAAATAAACGCTTGCAGAGTAAAAATATTTTTTATGCGATTCGCATTGACGGGACGTTTCGTGAAGTGAAAACGAGAACGGTTGCCAAGCAAGAAAAGCCTTATCCTTCTATGGTAGAAGCAGCAGAAAATCAGCCTACGTTCACATCAACGAACGTTACGGGAACGATTGCTGGATTTTTCACCCCTGACTATGCGACAGGAATTGGTGTTCCGGGCTATCACCTACATTTTATCGATGAAGCACGTAAGGAAGGCGGTCATGTTCAGGATCTGACGATAGAGAACATCACGATCAAGATTTGCCAAAAAACAAAGTTAGATTTAACTCTCCTTGAAACGAACGAGTTTTTAGAAGCAGATCTAGAGAGTCATAGCGTAGAAGAAGAAATTGCTACAGCAGAGTAA